The Levilactobacillus namurensis genomic interval GTTGTCCTCGTGGGCACTCGCCGGGACCCAAGGAATCCGGGGTGCGAAGCGATCCCCGGTCTGGGGCATCTTCTGTAAGGATGGGACGTTCCCCTGGATGACGTAGAGGTCGTCGTTTTCGTTATCCCGTTGGGGCATCGACCGCAACAGGGAACGGGTGTAGGGGTGTTCCGGTGTGTTGAAGATTTGCTCGGCGGTCCCTTGTTCGACGATTTGCCCCGCGTACATCACGGCCACCCGGTCGGCGGTCTCAGCGACAACGCCCAGGTCATGAGTGATCAAGATGATGCCGGCGTGGTTTTCCTTTTGAATCTCACGCAAGACATCTAGGATCTGGGCTTGAATCGTCACGTCCAACGCGGTGGTGGGTTCGTCGGCGATAATCAAGTCGGGCTTGCAGGCAATCGCGATGGCAATGATTACCCGTTGACGCATCCCCCCGGAAAGTTCGTGAGGAAATTGATGAGCTGTTCGCTTGGGATTGACGATTCCGACTTGGTCCAGTAATTCAAGGACTCGGTCGTGCTTTTCAGCGCTGGTGAGGTCGGAGTGGTAATCCATGACCTCACTGATCTGGTCTTCGATTCGTTTCAAGGGGTTCAACGCGGACAGGGGGTCTTGGAAGATCATGCCGATCTTGGCGCCCCGGTACTGGTTGTAGTCATCGTCGCTTAGCTGAAGCAGGTCGGTGCCCTCGAAGTCGATGGACCCGGAAATCTTTGTTTCGGCTGGATTATGTAACCCCATAATCGTCGTGGCTAACGTACTCTTCCCACAACCGGATTCCCCCACGATGGCTAAAATTTCGTCGTGGTGAACTTGGAGGTCGATGTGCGAAATGGCGTCGTAGAACTGCCCGTTGATTTTGAAGGCCGTGCTGACGTCTTTGATGTTTAGAAAATCTGTTGCGTTCTCCACGGTAATTCCCCCATTTTCTAATTTATCTCTCATTCGTAAGCAGAACTTATTAACTCGGCGTTTGTCCGTATGCAAAAACGCCTTATATATTAACTGTGATTGATTATAATTAATCAAATCCTCATTTTCAACCCCCAGTATTAGAAAATAACCCGAAAATTATTCATAAATCCTTCATAATTACCGTCAGCCCGGGGTTAGCTGGCTCTCATAAAAACATAGGAAAAAAGTTAAGGGTTGGTTCGTTCCCCGGCCGAAATCTCCTCTGCGCCACTGGTTTCAGCCATTGGCTAACGTCCTATGTTTGTGAAAGCGATTTCTTAACACAATTAATTTTATAAACGACCCTGCATATTTCTTATGCACCCCTTGTATGAACGGGGGAGGGGAGACGTCCGCCTTACCGGCCGGCCGCGGATCCAAACGGTCCCAACATCCGATTGGCAGGGCCGTGACGCCAGTGGGCACGACTTTGAGCTTCGCCAAACCCGCGAATCTCAAAGCTCGGCCTTAGCCTAAGGCCAGAAAACCGCTGGCCTAACGCTAATGTCACCGGCTGGGCCCTATCGGCTGTTGGGGCCTAACGGTGGTAGGAGAGTTGTTCCCAAACGATTAGTCAACTTCACCACCAGTGTGAGCCGAGAGGTCGGTCAGACAGGGCTCAGCCGTGAAATTTTCCTTGGTGAGCGTCTTTCAGCTCGCCTAGGAAAAGGCCCAGCTTCGAGACCGCTCTGTGGCTCGAAGTGGTGCCCACGGCGTTCCAGCCCTGTCTGGCCGACCGGTAAGGCGTATGATTGGCACCAACACCAAAAAGGCGTGGGGTCTGAGACCTCACGCCTAAAGTGACGTGACTGTTACTGGATATTCTTGCTGGTCAAAGCCAAGTTGCTCCAGAAGTTGTTGTCAGCTGGGCTGACACTGTAGCCCTTGACCCGTTGGTTAACTGGAGACCAAGCGTATCCGAAGGACTCTGGCCCAACGGCAGCTTGTTGGTTCATGTAAGTCTGCCACTGCTTGAAGACCTTAGTCCGGTAACTGTTGTTCCAAGCCTTGTTACCGTTCATTTCGTTCAACAGCTTGGTGTTTTCAGCAGAGACGAAGTGGCCCATGTTGAAGGTTGCGTCTTGGCCGTAGATTTGCGTTGGGGTTGGTTCGGATGAAACGCTCCAAGCACCAGACCAAACGTCGATCTTGTTTTGAGAAGGCGCCTGCAATGCCGCGTAGAAGCTGTTCATTTCCATCGGCTTACCACCGGCGAATTGAACGTCCAGGCCAATCTTGTGCCATTGTTGCAGGAAGTCTTGGTACTCAGCCATCTGAACGGAGGTCCCCGTCATGGCACCGAAGTTGATCTTCAACGGCTTACCATTTGGCAAAGTCCGGTATTGCCCCTTCTTCTTGAAGCCCGCTTGGTCAAGCAGTTGGTTGGCTTTCTTGATGTTCAGTGGGTAACCCTTTTCTTGGGCGTTGTAGTAGTTGGTGAAGACAGGTGGCAGTAAGGTGTTGGCCCGCCAGCTCATGCCGTACCCGAACTTCTTGGTGACTTGGTCCAGGTTCAGTGCGTAGAGCATGGCCTTCCGCAAGTTCTTGTTGGCCATCTTAGCCTTAGGATCCATGACGTTTTCGCCAGTCTTGGTGTCAAAGTGCCCCAAGTTGAAGCCGAAGTAGTCGTAGCTTAAGGCTGGACTGCCGACGATGTGGTAGTTCTTCAAGCTCTTCAGTTGCTTGTAGTCGGTCCCTTGCAGACCACCGGAGACGTAATCGTACTTCTTGGATTGGATGGCCTTATCGATGTTGTTCGGGGAGACCACGTTGATGCTGATGTGCTTGATCTGTGGTTGCTTGCCGTAGAAGTCGGGGTTCGGAACCCAAGTCGTGGATTCCCCTTCGACGACCTTGTTCAACTTGTAAGGCCCGGTGAAGATGGGATCCTTGCGAATCTGCTTGGAAGCCGCCAACTTAGCAATTGGCACGTTCTTGATGTACTCGTAAGGTTCGACGTACCCCCACATGAAGGAGTTCCCGTTGAACTTCATACTTGGCGTCAAGTGGTTAAAGTGGATCACGACCACGTTGCCGGATTGGCCCTTAGGGTAGGTGAAGCCGGAAATGGTCTTGGCCTTGCCCGCGTGGTAAGCGGCCATCCCCTTGATGTCGTTAAAGTCGGCTGAGAATTGTTGCGACGTGGTGGCCTTGTTGCCAATGACTTCGTAAGGGTACTCGACGTCTCGGGCGGTGACCTTCATCCCGTTCGACCACTTAGCATTGGGCCGAACCGTGACGGTCGCGGTGTTGTTCTTCCGGTTCAAAGACAAGTTTGCCAACCCACCGTTGATGATCTTGTAGTTCTTGTCCTGATTGAACAGGGCGCCTTCACCACCGGGTGCAAAGACATCTGAGTCTTCAGCGTTAGAAGCCAGTGCTGGGTCCGTGATGCCTTGGAAGGGTGATGAGTTGGCTTCGGCGATTTTCAACGTTCCGTTATTGGCGGCCGCGTTGGCTTTGGCCGGGTTATTGTAATTATCTAACAGCTTAACGGACGCCCCCGCTTCAGCTGAGCTGGACGAGGCACTGCTCTTCTTGTTGCCGCAAGCAGCCAGGCTTAAGGTCGCGAGGACTGCCATTGCGGACAAAACCAGTTTGTTTTTTACCATAGGATGTTCCCCCTTGTAGATTCCTCATACAAAGGCCGGTCGGGATCTCTCCTCAAAAATCGGGACTGGTCGTGGTACACGATAGGCTGTGCGGACACCATCTCCTTAATGGGTGGTCGTGATTAATCTGCGGCGCCTTGCCGTTGTGAGGCATCGGCGGCCCGACGGATGACTTGACCAATGTAACTAATGGATAGACATAAAATGATAATCTCGAGGGCGGCGGGCAACCAAGTCCACCAGTACTGGGTGATGTTGTTGGGATCGTTGGCGTTAGCAATCATGGTCCCTAACGACGGTGTTTGTGGTGGCAACCCGAAGCCCAGGTAGGACAGCCCGGTTTCGACCCCAATGTTTTCGGCGAAGGACAACGTGGTGTCGACGATAATCAAGGACGAAATGTTGGGCATAATCTCGCGAAAGATGATCTTGAGGTTGCTGGTCCCGGAGGTCTTCGACGCGGCCACGTAGTCCTTCTGGGATTCGGCGAGGGTCCGCGACCGAATCAGCCGCGACGTGCCTTCCCAGTAAAAGATGGAAAAGATTAGCGTTAACGTGATGGCGTTGTAGTGGGGGATGATGGTGACCAACACGATGATCATCATGGTCATCGGGAGCATCATCATGAAGTCGTAGACCCGTTGCATGCCCCAGTCGATATAGCCGCTGTAGTACCCGGAAATCAGCCCCCAGCAGATTCCAAAGGTTGAGGAAATCGCGGTCAGCCCTAAGGCGATTCCGATGGAGTTCCGCGACCCGACAATCAGTTGTTGGGCGACGGAACGGCCCCCGGAATCGGCTCCCAGTAACAAGCCGTCAGTGCCGGGTTTATCAAAGTAATTCATAATATCGGTCTGCATCATCTGGGGCGTGTTGATGAACAATGAGGCGATCATCACGAAGAAGATGAAACCAACGATGATTACCAATGCGACCATCGCGGGCTTATCCGCTTTGAATTCGTCCCAGATAATCCGGGCCGTGGACGGCGTCGCTTCCGATTTAGCTTCTTGTGACAGCCGGGCTAAGTCGGCAGCGGAGACGTCCGAGTGTTGGTTGAAATTTTCTGCCATGGTCACGACCTCCTATTCGATTCGAATCCGTGGGTCGACCAGCGTCAAGATGATGTCGGAGAGTAACGTCCCCAACAGGTTCAAGATGCCGTAGATCAAGACCAGCGCGGTGATGACCGTGTAATCCCGGTAGCTGATCGAGTTCACGAACAGGAGTCCCATGCCGGGGTAGGAGAAGACGGTTTCGGTAAAGATGGAGCCGTTCAGTAACCCGGTGATGGAATACCCGGCGAACGCCGCGATGGGCAACAGGGAGTTCCGGAAGATGTGGTGTCGGTAAATGTCCTTGCGGGGCACCCCTTTAGCCCGCGCCGTCCGCACGTAATCGGAGCGCTTGGCGTCGATGACTTCGGACCGTAGATATTGGACGATATTGACGGTCCCAAACAACGCCCCCAGAATTGCGGGCAACAGGATGTGGTAGAACCGCGAACCAATGGTCTGTAGCCAGGTCGTCGCGTTGGTCGAGATGGACCCCGTAGTGGGGAACCAGCCGAAGACGTAACCGAAGATCCAGATGCCTAAGACCAGGATGACGAAGAAGGGGATGCAGTAGGCGACGTAGGTGTAGACCCGGATCACCGTATCGGGCAACTTGCCTTCATGCCGGCCAGCGAAGACCCCCATGGGCAACGCCAACGCGTAGGTCAGAATCATGGAAAAACCCGTCAACCACAAGGTGTTGGTGGCCCGGCCCGCAATCAGCCGGGTAACGGGTTCCTGGTACTGGTAGCTTTGGCCCAAGTTTCCGTGGAACAGGTGGACCACCCAGTGCCAGTACTGTTGGTACCAGGGGTCGTAGAGGCCGTTGAGCTTCATCAGGTGGTGAAGCTGGGCGGGGTCCGCCTTGGGGTTGATCGACCCGGTAAAGGGATCTCCCGGCATGGCCTTGGCCAGTAAGAACACCAGAATACTTAAAATAATGACTTCGGGAACCATGATGAGAATCCGCCGTAAAATGGTTTTCCACATTAGGCCTGCGCCTCCCTTTGCGTTTCTTCTTGGGCCAACTGGTGGGCTAAGGCTGCGGGTAACGCCACCGAATGGGTGGGTGAGACGGCGACCAGTGGATAGGCCTTGCCGTCATCGTCGTAGTACTTGGCTCGCTGTTCTTGGTAGATGCGTTCGACGGCTAGCCGGGATGCGCGGTGCGCCGCGCGTTGGGCTACGTTAATCTTGGGAATCGCGGCCAACAGTCGCTTGGTGTAGATGTGTAACGGGTGGTTATAGATGTCATCGCGGGTGCCAATCTCGACCAACCGGCCCCGGTTCATGATGGCGATGTTCTGGCACATGTGCCGGACCACGCCGAGGTCGTGTGAGATGAACAGGTAGGAGATCCCGAATTCACGTTGGATCTTCTTCATGAAGTTCAAAACCTGGGCTTGCACGGACAGGTCCAGGGCGGACACGGGTTCGTCGGCGACAATCAACTTAGGGTTGGTGGCGACGGCTCGGGCGACCCCGATTCGTTGTCGTTGGCCCCCGGAGAATTGATGGGGGTACTTGTACAACGCATCGGCGTCCAGCCCTACGATGTCTAGGAGCTGTAAGACCCGTAACTTTTCGTCTTCTTTACTCAGGTGCTCGAAGTTACGGAGGGGTTCGGCGATGATGTCTTCGATCCGTTTCCGCGGATTCAGGCTGGACAGCGAATCTTGGAAGATCATCTGCACGTCGCGGTTATAGTTCAACCGCCGGCGGTTGGCTTTTTGGGTAATGTCTTGTCCCTGATAGAGGATCGACCCGCTGGTGACCTTCTCCAGCCCCACTACGGACTTGCCCGTGGTGGTCTTGCCGGAACCGGATTCGCCGACCAGTCCGTAAGTCTCTCCGGCTTCAATAGCGAAGCTGATGCCGTCAACGGCGGGGACTTCGTCGGTCACCCGGTTCCAGAAGCCCGAACGGATGGGGTAGTGGACTTTTAGGTTTTGGATAGTGATCAGACTCATGACGCACGACCTTCCTTCAAGGCTTGGTCTGGAAAAGCGAAGTTACGGTAGCAGGTACACCGGACTAGGTGACCCGGAGCAACTTGGTGCATGGTTGGATTGGCTTCGTGGGCGCTAGCGGGCACCCAGGGAATCCGCGGGGCGAACCGGTCGCCGGTCTGGGGCATCTTCTGTAGAGAGGGAACGTTGCCCCGGATGACGTAGAGGTCGTCGTTTTCATTGCCCCGTTGCGGCATTGACCGCAACAATGACCGGGTGTAGGGGTGTTCGGGCGTGTCGAAGATCTGCTGGGCACTGCCCTCTTCGACAATCTGACCCGCGTACATCACGGCCACCCGGTCGGCGGTCTCGGCGACGACCCCCAAGTCGTGAGTGATCAGGATGATGCCGGCGTGGTTTTCCTGTTGGATGGCCCGTAAGACGTCCAGAATCTGGGCTTGAATCGTCACGTCCAGCGCCGTGGTCGGCTCGTCGGCGATGATCAGGTCGGGCTTGCAGGCAATCGCGATGGCGATGATCACCCGTTGACGCATCCCCCCGGAAAGCTCGTGGGGGAATTGCCGCGCGGTACGCTTGGGGTCTACGATTCCGACTTGGTCCAGGAGGTCTAAGACCCGTTGGTGCTTCTGGTCACTGGTCAGTGTCGTGTGGTAGGTCATGACTTCGCTGATCTGGTCTTCGATTCGCTTGAGCGGATTCAACGCGGATAGCGGGTCTTGGAAGATCATGCCAATCTTGGCGCCCCGGTACTGGTTGTACTGGTCGTCGTTCAGTGCCAGGAGGTTGGTGCCTTCGAAGTCGATTTCCCCAGTAATCTTGGTTTCACTGGGGTCTTGCAACCCCATGATCGTGGTGGCTAGCGTGGTCTTGCCACAGCCGGACTCGCCGACGATGGCGAGAATCTCGTCGTGGTGGACTTGGAGGTTCACGTGGGTGATGGCGTCGTAGTAGTGACCGTTGATCTTAAAAGCGGTGCTGACGTCCTTGATATTTAGAAAATCTGCAGTGGGTTCCACAAAAACCCCTCCTCTTTTCTCATTTATTTCTCATTTTAAGTAACGGCTAACTGAATAAATTGTGGC includes:
- a CDS encoding ABC transporter permease encodes the protein MAENFNQHSDVSAADLARLSQEAKSEATPSTARIIWDEFKADKPAMVALVIIVGFIFFVMIASLFINTPQMMQTDIMNYFDKPGTDGLLLGADSGGRSVAQQLIVGSRNSIGIALGLTAISSTFGICWGLISGYYSGYIDWGMQRVYDFMMMLPMTMMIIVLVTIIPHYNAITLTLIFSIFYWEGTSRLIRSRTLAESQKDYVAASKTSGTSNLKIIFREIMPNISSLIIVDTTLSFAENIGVETGLSYLGFGLPPQTPSLGTMIANANDPNNITQYWWTWLPAALEIIILCLSISYIGQVIRRAADASQRQGAAD
- a CDS encoding ABC transporter ATP-binding protein; this translates as MRDKLENGGITVENATDFLNIKDVSTAFKINGQFYDAISHIDLQVHHDEILAIVGESGCGKSTLATTIMGLHNPAETKISGSIDFEGTDLLQLSDDDYNQYRGAKIGMIFQDPLSALNPLKRIEDQISEVMDYHSDLTSAEKHDRVLELLDQVGIVNPKRTAHQFPHELSGGMRQRVIIAIAIACKPDLIIADEPTTALDVTIQAQILDVLREIQKENHAGIILITHDLGVVAETADRVAVMYAGQIVEQGTAEQIFNTPEHPYTRSLLRSMPQRDNENDDLYVIQGNVPSLQKMPQTGDRFAPRIPWVPASAHEDNPTMHEVTAGHLVRCTCYRDFQFPDQPEKGSVTE
- a CDS encoding ABC transporter permease, giving the protein MWKTILRRILIMVPEVIILSILVFLLAKAMPGDPFTGSINPKADPAQLHHLMKLNGLYDPWYQQYWHWVVHLFHGNLGQSYQYQEPVTRLIAGRATNTLWLTGFSMILTYALALPMGVFAGRHEGKLPDTVIRVYTYVAYCIPFFVILVLGIWIFGYVFGWFPTTGSISTNATTWLQTIGSRFYHILLPAILGALFGTVNIVQYLRSEVIDAKRSDYVRTARAKGVPRKDIYRHHIFRNSLLPIAAFAGYSITGLLNGSIFTETVFSYPGMGLLFVNSISYRDYTVITALVLIYGILNLLGTLLSDIILTLVDPRIRIE
- a CDS encoding ABC transporter ATP-binding protein, which codes for MEPTADFLNIKDVSTAFKINGHYYDAITHVNLQVHHDEILAIVGESGCGKTTLATTIMGLQDPSETKITGEIDFEGTNLLALNDDQYNQYRGAKIGMIFQDPLSALNPLKRIEDQISEVMTYHTTLTSDQKHQRVLDLLDQVGIVDPKRTARQFPHELSGGMRQRVIIAIAIACKPDLIIADEPTTALDVTIQAQILDVLRAIQQENHAGIILITHDLGVVAETADRVAVMYAGQIVEEGSAQQIFDTPEHPYTRSLLRSMPQRGNENDDLYVIRGNVPSLQKMPQTGDRFAPRIPWVPASAHEANPTMHQVAPGHLVRCTCYRNFAFPDQALKEGRAS
- a CDS encoding oligopeptide ABC transporter substrate-binding protein, with protein sequence MVKNKLVLSAMAVLATLSLAACGNKKSSASSSSAEAGASVKLLDNYNNPAKANAAANNGTLKIAEANSSPFQGITDPALASNAEDSDVFAPGGEGALFNQDKNYKIINGGLANLSLNRKNNTATVTVRPNAKWSNGMKVTARDVEYPYEVIGNKATTSQQFSADFNDIKGMAAYHAGKAKTISGFTYPKGQSGNVVVIHFNHLTPSMKFNGNSFMWGYVEPYEYIKNVPIAKLAASKQIRKDPIFTGPYKLNKVVEGESTTWVPNPDFYGKQPQIKHISINVVSPNNIDKAIQSKKYDYVSGGLQGTDYKQLKSLKNYHIVGSPALSYDYFGFNLGHFDTKTGENVMDPKAKMANKNLRKAMLYALNLDQVTKKFGYGMSWRANTLLPPVFTNYYNAQEKGYPLNIKKANQLLDQAGFKKKGQYRTLPNGKPLKINFGAMTGTSVQMAEYQDFLQQWHKIGLDVQFAGGKPMEMNSFYAALQAPSQNKIDVWSGAWSVSSEPTPTQIYGQDATFNMGHFVSAENTKLLNEMNGNKAWNNSYRTKVFKQWQTYMNQQAAVGPESFGYAWSPVNQRVKGYSVSPADNNFWSNLALTSKNIQ
- a CDS encoding ATP-binding cassette domain-containing protein, whose translation is MSLITIQNLKVHYPIRSGFWNRVTDEVPAVDGISFAIEAGETYGLVGESGSGKTTTGKSVVGLEKVTSGSILYQGQDITQKANRRRLNYNRDVQMIFQDSLSSLNPRKRIEDIIAEPLRNFEHLSKEDEKLRVLQLLDIVGLDADALYKYPHQFSGGQRQRIGVARAVATNPKLIVADEPVSALDLSVQAQVLNFMKKIQREFGISYLFISHDLGVVRHMCQNIAIMNRGRLVEIGTRDDIYNHPLHIYTKRLLAAIPKINVAQRAAHRASRLAVERIYQEQRAKYYDDDGKAYPLVAVSPTHSVALPAALAHQLAQEETQREAQA